Proteins from a genomic interval of Rhodopseudomonas julia:
- a CDS encoding glutathione S-transferase family protein has protein sequence MIDLYTWTTPNGRKVSIALEEMGLAYEVYPIDIMADEQFRPQFLKISPNNKIPAIVDHEGGQALMESGAILLYLSEKTGKFMPTDEAGRWRAMEWLMWQMGGFGPMLGQAHHFLKFNPGKAPYAEERYAKEAARLYKVLDTQLAEHDYLAGAYSIADMAVWPWASRFEWQGIDLGDFPHVRDWYLRIADRPAVQRGYDVPKKDQGIPLP, from the coding sequence ATGATCGATCTTTACACCTGGACCACTCCGAACGGCCGCAAGGTCTCCATCGCTCTTGAGGAGATGGGGCTCGCCTATGAGGTCTATCCCATCGACATCATGGCGGACGAGCAATTCCGGCCGCAATTTCTCAAGATCAGCCCGAACAACAAGATCCCGGCGATCGTCGATCACGAGGGCGGCCAGGCGCTGATGGAATCGGGAGCCATCCTCCTCTATCTTTCAGAAAAGACCGGCAAATTCATGCCGACCGACGAGGCCGGCCGCTGGCGGGCGATGGAATGGCTGATGTGGCAGATGGGCGGGTTCGGCCCCATGCTCGGTCAGGCGCATCATTTCTTGAAGTTCAATCCCGGCAAGGCCCCCTACGCGGAGGAGCGTTACGCCAAGGAGGCTGCGCGCCTCTACAAAGTGCTCGATACGCAGCTCGCAGAGCACGATTATCTCGCCGGGGCCTATTCGATCGCGGACATGGCCGTCTGGCCCTGGGCGTCACGCTTCGAGTGGCAGGGGATCGATCTCGGCGATTTCCCGCATGTGCGCGATTGGTATCTGCGTATCGCCGACCGGCCCGCCGTCCAACGCGGCTACGATGTGCCGAAAAAGGACCAGGGCATTCCGCTGCCCTGA